DNA from Mycolicibacterium alvei:
CAACACCCACGAGGCGTCGACCGGCTACAAGACCCGCCACTTCGACCGCATCGTCGACGAGGTGCAGGGGTTCTTCGAGGTGCACCGCGCCCTGGGGACCCATCCCGGCGGCATACACGTCGAGATCACCGGCGAGAACGTCACCGAATGTCTCGGTGGGGCGCAGGACATCTCGGATTCGGATCTGGCCGGCCGCTACGAGACGGCGTGCGATCCGCGGCTCAACACCCAGCAGAGCCTGGAGTTGGCGTTCCTGGTCGCGGAGATGCTGCGCAGCTAGCGTGATTCCTGGCGGTCCGGTCGGCTACAGCAGCGCGCCGACGTTGCTGCCCAGCGTCCACGCCGCGGTGGCAACCAGGCCCGTCAGGGTGAGTACCGCGATCACCCAGAACGCCAGCATCCGTTTGGCGCGCTGACGCGCCCAGTGGAACTCGCTCAGCTCGATACCGGCGAATTGCCCTGCCCCGAAAGCGTATTCGTCCGCTTCCGGGTCGGCCGGGATCGGCGCCCAGTCGTGCTGGTCGCGGGTGATCTCCCGGGTGGGCAGGCGCGGTGCGGGAGCACCCGGCGGTGTCACCGCCGGGGAGGGGGGCGCCGCCGTCACGACGGCCGTCGTCTCTGCGCGGTGATCGTCGGAGGCGCCGAGGTCATGCACGCGGGTGGCGGCCAGGTGCTGCGCCGAATGCTGCGGTGCAGGTACCCGGAACGCCGGAAGGCCGAGGTCTTCGACGATTTCGGCCAGCTCGGCCCGCATCGCGTCGGCGTCGACGAAGCGCTGTCCCGGATCGCGTGCGGTGGCACGGCGCACGAACTGGTCGAATTGCGTTGGGACTCCGGCGATTACCCCGCTCGGTGCGGGCACATCGTTATCCATGCGCTGATAGGCCACGGTGAGCGGCGAGTCCCCGGTGAACGGCGTGACACCCGTGAGCAGTTCGTAGGTGAGGATACCGACGGCGTACACGTCGCTACGCGGGTCGGCGTCGCCGGTGCTCACCTGCTCAGGGGACAGATAGGCCGCGGTTCCCAGGATCACGCTGGTCGAGGTGATCTTCGCCTCGGCGACAGCGCGCACCAGGCCGAAGTCGGCGATCTTGACCTCGCCGTCGTCGGAGATCAGGACGTTCTCGGGTTTGACGTCGCGGTGCACGAGGCCGGCGCGATGTGCCACCGCGAGCCCGCCGAGTACCGGAGCCAGCACCGCAGCAACCGCGTGCGGAGGCATCGGGCCGCGTTCGGCCAGCAGCTCGCGGAGCGTGCCGCCCTCGACCAACTCCATCACCAGGAACGGGTGTTGATGATCGAGCCCCTGGTCATAGACGGCGACCAACCCGGGATCCTTCAACCGGGCCACGGCCTTGGCCTCGCGGCCGAACCTGGTCAGAAAGTGGCTGTCGCCGCTGTAGCGGGAGTCCATCACCTTGAGCGCCACGGGGCGGTCCAGGCGGACGTCGAGGCCGCGGTAGACCGTGGACATGCCGCCGGTGGCGATGGCGGTGTCCACGCGATAGCGCCCGTCGAGCATGGTGCCGACGAGTGGATCCGATTGCTGCTCCACCGGACACATGTTACGAGTTGCGGCCGTGGTCCTAGAATCAGTGCGGTGAGCAGCATTCCGGTCGCCGATGATGTCCTGGACCCCGACGAGCCCGTCTACGACCTACCGACGGTGTCGGGTTTGCTCGGCATCCCGGTCACCAAGGTGCATCAACAGTTGCGCGACGGGCAGTTGATCGCCGTGCGCCGCAACCGCGTCATGGTGGTGCCGGAGATCTTCTTCGATGACGAAGGTCATGTGGTCAAGCACCTGCCCGGCCTGCTGATCGTGCTGCGCGACGGCGGCTACCGCGACACCGAGATCGTGCGCTGGTTGTTCACTCCGGACGAGTCGCTGACGATCACGGCAGACGGCCGAACCGAGCAGGTGTCGAATGCCCGCCCGGTCGACGCCCTGCATTCGCACCAGGCACGTGAGGTATTGCGCCGCGCGCAGGCGTTAGGCTACTGACGGCTGGTTCTCGGCCGCCGGCTCAGTCGCGGGCCGCTCGGGTGCGCGGTACAGCGAGTACCACGCCACCACCGCACATGCGGTGGTCAGCAGGACGTGCGCCCACGAGTACATGCCGTGCGCCCCATCGGGTTTCCACATCACCATGATCCAGGTGGACATCCCGGCCATCACCGCGATGGCCGGCCGGGTCTGGATCAGGGCGGCCGCCACCGCCAACGGCCAGGTGTAGTACCAGGGCAGCGCAGCGGGAACGAACAACACGACCACCGCCATCGCCAGGGCGGTGCCGATGAGGGCTTCGCGGTCGGTGTGCCGGTAGCGCCACCACAACAGCGGCAGGGCGATCAGAATGACGAGGATGCCGATGATGCGGGTGACTTCGAGCACGGCGTAGAAGTTCACCGGGACGATCAGGCCGCCGATGCCGTTGATCAGGTTGGCGGCGGCGGTGGGCACGGTCAACCAGTTGATGATCTTCACGTTGCCGGCCGCGAGGGCGGACAGCCAGCCCAGGCCGACGTCGGCGAGCCATGACATCACCGCGAACACCGCGGCGAGGATCGCCATGGAAGCGGCGGTCGCCAGGACGAATGCCCGCACCGGCGGGTGGCCGTGGCGGTCGCGCAGCTGTCGCGTCCATACCCATACAACGAACGGAAGTGCAAGGGCTGCGGTCGCTTTGACTGCGACGGCCAGGGCGATCACGCCGACACCCCAGACGGGGCGTTGTCGGAACGTCAGTGCGATGCCGGCCATCATCAGCCCGACCATCAGCATCTCGTTGTGTACGCCACCCATCAGATGGATGATCACCAGCGGGTTGAGCACGCAGACCCACAGCGCAGTCGCCGGACTCGCGCCGATGTGGCGCGCGACGCGCTGCGTCGCCCAGATCAGCAACGCCAGGCCGGGCAGCATGCACAGCCGCAGCAACATGGTGCCCGCCACGATGTTGTCGCCCACCAGCATCGTGACGAACTTCGCGACCAGGATGAAGGCCGGTCCGTAGGGCGCGGTGGTCGTCGTCCAGATCGGACTCACGTTGTCCAGCAGCAGGTTCGGATTCTCCACCGGCCCGACCACGTAGGGGTCGAAGCCGTCGCGCAGCAGGGCACCCTGGGCGAGGTAGGAGTAGGTGTCCCGACTGAACAGCGGAACGCTCAGCAGCAGGGGTGCGAGCCAGAAACCTGTCGTGGCCACCATGGTGTATTCGGTGGCGGTGCGGTCGATCACGCGCCGGCCCAGCCACAACCAGGCGATCAGCATCACCGCGATGCCGACCCACAGCAGGATCGAGGACAGCACCAGGCCGTGCCCGAATCGCAGCCAGGACAGGTGCAGGGACTCCAGGAGCGGGTCGTGCAATCGGGTGCTGCCCGCGCCGAGTCCACCGATGGTCAGCAGCGTGGCGCCCAGGAAACCCAGCCGGGCCGGACGGGCATCGGCGGACACTGCGAATGCGGCCAGGCGTGAGAGGTGTTGCGCGAAACCGGTGCTCGAGGTCTCGGTCGGTGTGTGTGTCATGGCGTGCTTGCCGTGCTCCTATGCCGACCGGTTCGCCGCGAACCGGGCGATCTCGGCCAGGCCGGTCTTTGCCTGGGCGTGAATGGGGGCGGCTGCCAGCGTGTCCAGGGCACGGTTGGTCAGTAGCTCGATGTGCGCCTCGACCGCGGCCAGGGCGCCCACCGACTCGATGGCCCGGCACAGGTCGCCCACCTGGGCGTCGGACAGTTCAGTGCCCACCGAGGTGCGCAGCAGTGCTGCGGTCGCGGGGTCGGATTTGTCGGCGAGCTCGAGAGCCTCGGCCAGCAGCACCGTGCGCTTGCCGGATCGCAGGTCGTCACCGGAGGGCTTTCCGGTCACCGCGGGATCGCCGAACACCCCGAGCACGTCGTCGCGGAGTTGGAATGCGACGCCCAGGTCGTTGCCGACCTGGTGGAAGATCTGCTGCACGTCGGGCCGGTCGGCGGCCGCGGCGGCGCCCAACTGCAGTGGCCGGGCCACGGTGTAGGACGCGGTCTTGTAGGTGTTGACGTTCATCGCCGAGGCCACCGATTCGGCCCCGCTGGATTCCGCGACGATGTCGAGGTACTGGCCGCCGAGCACCTCGGTGCGGATGTGGCGCCAAACCTGCTGAACGCGCTGCTGCGCGTCGGCGGGGATGTCGGCCGACGCGACGATGTCGTCGGCCCAGGACAACGCCAGATCGCCGGCCAGGATGGCCGCCGACAAGCCAAACTGCCGTGACGAACCGTGCCAGCTGCGGTCGCGGTGCCGGTCGGCGAACACCCGGTGGACGGTGGGCAGGCCACGACGGGTGTCCGAGTCGTCGATGACGTCGTCGTGCACCAGGGCGCAGGCCTGCAGCAATTCCAGCGCGGCGAAAAACCTCAACACATCGGGACCCGCGGGTCGGTCCGCCGGCTCGATCACCGCGCGCCAGCCCCAGTAGGCGAAGGCCGGGCGCATCCGCTTACCGCCGCGCAGGACGAATTCTTCGAGAGCCGCGGTCAGTTCGGCGTAGTCGGTTCCGATGTACTCGCTGTCGAGGCGGCGCTCACGCAGGTAGTCGCGCAATTGGTCGGTGACGGCTCCGGCCAGCTCGACGGTTGACGGAGCCGATGTTTGCACGCTCAGCGCCCGCCCCTTTCTGTCGTCAACGGTGTGTCCGGTGAGTGCATTCAGGGTAGAGCGTGCCGCGCGTTTCGTATCAAGTGAGTGGTGTAGCAACGTGCTCGGCGGGGACGGGGCGCGCGGTCAGTCGCTGCCGGCGACCGGGTCACCCGGTTTCGGGGAGGTGTCCCGACTCATCCAGGCCAAGCCCCCGATGACGCCGGCGACCAGGAGTGCGCCGACGATGAGCCAGATGGTCGCGGTGGTGAAGGACCGGGCACTGGGGTCGGTGTAGCGGGCCTGGGCGTTCATGGTGCTGACGATTCCCGGGCGCAGTTTCCATTCCACGATCGAGGAACTGACCTGGTCGCCGTTGGTCGAGGTCACTTCCCCAGGGAACGACACGGTGAGCAGAACGTCGGCCTGCGGATCGTTGAGCGAGGTGAGGTCCACCCGCCCCTCCAGGATCACCAGGTCACCGGCGCGGCGCAGGGAGATGTCGACTCCGGCGGCATCCCGGTTCATGCCGGCCAGCTGGGGCAGTTCGGCGAACGTGAGGTCGGAGAACACCGCCTGGGAGCCGACGTAGTCGTCGCGGCTGTACTCCGAGACGGCAACCTTGGTCGCGAAGGGGAGGTTGTTCAGCAGTTGCGGACCCCGGTCATCGGCGTTCCGCGGCTTGGCTGCGGCGATGATCTGACCGGACACCCGGTCGTCGGGGGAGACCGTGATCGAGGTGCGGACCCGGACGCAGCCCACCGCCATGGGCAGGATC
Protein-coding regions in this window:
- a CDS encoding Rv2175c family DNA-binding protein, encoding MSSIPVADDVLDPDEPVYDLPTVSGLLGIPVTKVHQQLRDGQLIAVRRNRVMVVPEIFFDDEGHVVKHLPGLLIVLRDGGYRDTEIVRWLFTPDESLTITADGRTEQVSNARPVDALHSHQAREVLRRAQALGY
- a CDS encoding alpha-(1->6)-mannopyranosyltransferase A, which produces MTHTPTETSSTGFAQHLSRLAAFAVSADARPARLGFLGATLLTIGGLGAGSTRLHDPLLESLHLSWLRFGHGLVLSSILLWVGIAVMLIAWLWLGRRVIDRTATEYTMVATTGFWLAPLLLSVPLFSRDTYSYLAQGALLRDGFDPYVVGPVENPNLLLDNVSPIWTTTTAPYGPAFILVAKFVTMLVGDNIVAGTMLLRLCMLPGLALLIWATQRVARHIGASPATALWVCVLNPLVIIHLMGGVHNEMLMVGLMMAGIALTFRQRPVWGVGVIALAVAVKATAALALPFVVWVWTRQLRDRHGHPPVRAFVLATAASMAILAAVFAVMSWLADVGLGWLSALAAGNVKIINWLTVPTAAANLINGIGGLIVPVNFYAVLEVTRIIGILVILIALPLLWWRYRHTDREALIGTALAMAVVVLFVPAALPWYYTWPLAVAAALIQTRPAIAVMAGMSTWIMVMWKPDGAHGMYSWAHVLLTTACAVVAWYSLYRAPERPATEPAAENQPSVA
- the idsA2 gene encoding bifunctional (2E,6E)-farnesyl/geranyl diphosphate synthase — encoded protein: MQTSAPSTVELAGAVTDQLRDYLRERRLDSEYIGTDYAELTAALEEFVLRGGKRMRPAFAYWGWRAVIEPADRPAGPDVLRFFAALELLQACALVHDDVIDDSDTRRGLPTVHRVFADRHRDRSWHGSSRQFGLSAAILAGDLALSWADDIVASADIPADAQQRVQQVWRHIRTEVLGGQYLDIVAESSGAESVASAMNVNTYKTASYTVARPLQLGAAAAADRPDVQQIFHQVGNDLGVAFQLRDDVLGVFGDPAVTGKPSGDDLRSGKRTVLLAEALELADKSDPATAALLRTSVGTELSDAQVGDLCRAIESVGALAAVEAHIELLTNRALDTLAAAPIHAQAKTGLAEIARFAANRSA
- a CDS encoding protein kinase domain-containing protein, whose translation is MCPVEQQSDPLVGTMLDGRYRVDTAIATGGMSTVYRGLDVRLDRPVALKVMDSRYSGDSHFLTRFGREAKAVARLKDPGLVAVYDQGLDHQHPFLVMELVEGGTLRELLAERGPMPPHAVAAVLAPVLGGLAVAHRAGLVHRDVKPENVLISDDGEVKIADFGLVRAVAEAKITSTSVILGTAAYLSPEQVSTGDADPRSDVYAVGILTYELLTGVTPFTGDSPLTVAYQRMDNDVPAPSGVIAGVPTQFDQFVRRATARDPGQRFVDADAMRAELAEIVEDLGLPAFRVPAPQHSAQHLAATRVHDLGASDDHRAETTAVVTAAPPSPAVTPPGAPAPRLPTREITRDQHDWAPIPADPEADEYAFGAGQFAGIELSEFHWARQRAKRMLAFWVIAVLTLTGLVATAAWTLGSNVGALL
- a CDS encoding LppM family (lipo)protein, whose product is MTSVHVRPPSRRSRTRLLTWVMLLLILPMAVGCVRVRTSITVSPDDRVSGQIIAAAKPRNADDRGPQLLNNLPFATKVAVSEYSRDDYVGSQAVFSDLTFAELPQLAGMNRDAAGVDISLRRAGDLVILEGRVDLTSLNDPQADVLLTVSFPGEVTSTNGDQVSSSIVEWKLRPGIVSTMNAQARYTDPSARSFTTATIWLIVGALLVAGVIGGLAWMSRDTSPKPGDPVAGSD